The Peptostreptococcaceae bacterium nucleotide sequence GGTTTTAATTATGAACGATATAAAACAATTTAAATTAATGATTCAGATAAGCAAGATATTGTTGGTCTTGGTTCTTATAACGTATGGAGACTCGTTGCTGTTTATCATAGTATCGCATCTGGTTTTTTGGATAATGATATTACGTGCTGTAAGAATTCAATCAAAGAAGCGGTTCAAATTCTTTCTTATATTTTTATACATGTTGTTGGTATTTGCCCAGACGATATTTTTTGCGCGGTATATGCATGTAGTTTCAAGTTTCAATGCAATCAATATGCTAAACAACGCATTGGGTGTGTTTGTAGTATCGTTGCCATATCTACTAGAATATTATGTGACAATCCAGAATTATACTGAATTTTATCTACCTTCTATTCAGGAGTTCAACACCATGAGCTTTGCACAACTTCGTGATGTCAATGACGCAATTTTGGGAAGGTTGGAAAAAATGGGTCAATTGAGAAAGTCCTTGACCACTGAAAGATTGATTGAAATTGCGGGAGAACTGCCGAGACATAGCGTAATACAATACCTCAACGGAGGATCGCTGACGGATGCGTATTTTTCGGATGCTGAATCGAGTCTGACGGATCTCCATATTTATATCGTGATTTCAAACACTGGGAGTGCAGCCAGCGAGGTTATTTCTGTGTTTACTAAAAAACAATATAACCATGCATCACTCGCTTTTGACAGAGACTTAGAAACTATCATAAGCTATAATGGCGGCGAGAAGATATATCCTCCGGGACTAAATAGAGAGATGATTGAGTTTTTCAATAAAAAGGATGATTCATCACTGATAGTCTACGAAATGGATGTAACACGGGAGCAAAAGACGAAACTTATTGAAAAGGTCAAGGAAATAAATAAAAGTGGAAGCTCGTATAATATGCTTGGATTCGTAATCAAGAAGCCGCTTAGACCAAATATAATGTTTTGCTCGCAATTCGTTTATAATATGCTGAAACATGCGGGATTGGAATACTTCGATAAAGCTGACGGCAGCGTCAAACCAGCGGATTTGGTAGAGTTGGACTATCACAGAAAACTGAGGTTTTGCTACGAAATATATCTGAATGACAATGCGGAAGGGTTAAATGAAATAAGAACTCATTAATTATATGCCAGTACAATTGAGAGCTAAAATGCTCTCTTTTTATTTAGCAAAGCTTCAAACTGTTGCTTTGATGGGAAGCTACTATAGGCAACCACTTTTCCGTCTATGACCAGCGCAGGCGTATACTGCTCTTCTTTGCCTATGTTAACGAAGCTGCAACCTGGGCAATATGAATTGGAACAGCCTACCTCAACGCCGTATTTCTCTATTTCATCGGGATCGATGATTTTCTCGACATTGATATCCAAATCCATTTCATCTACTATCGCCTGAACCATATCACGATAGTAGGAGCTTTTCATGCATTGCTATCCCAAAACCAGTATTTCTTTCATAGATTTTTTCTCCTATAATTGTTTTCAATCCGAATTGATATTTTGCATTTGAACAATAATAAAGTGTAGTGCAATTATAGCATAAGATGTTAATTTTGTAATTTGCGTAAACTATGTTACGGCAAAGTCTGCTTTCTATGGATATAATGAGAATAACTCAAAAAAAGGATGAGGGTTTCTATGTTCTTAATAAAAAATGTGATTGACAAAAAGTAAAGAGCGAGTGTTTCTAATACATAAACTGCGGAAATTGGAAATATCACATTTTTTATTGAATATCCGAATAACTTAAGGGTAAGAATATTATTGTTAAGATATAGTGGTAGACGAAAATCTATTATTGCAAAAGTAAAAGAAAAGGAGGCAAAAAATGGCGATTCTTAAAGTAGTTGAGCTTTTGTCGGAATCAGAAACTAGCTGGGAAGCGGCCGCGCAGGAGGCGGTTAAAGTGGCTGCAAAGACTGTTGACAATATCAAGTCTGTAAACATCGGAAACTTTCAGGCAATTGTAGAAGACAACAAGGTTGTCAAGTATCGAGTCAATGCCAAGGTATCATTCATCGTACACGATTAGTAATAAATGCAGGAGAGTATCCGGTTCATTTAATATTACTTTTACGGAAACGATGGAAAAAACAAAACAATCCTGACAAGAAAGTCATTTCAGGGTTGTTTTGTTTTTTCATATTCTTGATTGGGTATAATGTATAATGTGCGGAAAGGTGAGAAAATATGGAAAATAAAACACTTGAAGATTTGCGGAATATAATAAGAGATTTTGTGGCCGAAGATGACTTTGAGAAGATGCATTTTGAAGATGTGGAAAGAAACACATTGGCGTTGGCAAAAATGCGAAATCTTGATTTGGAGATTGCTTTTCTTATAGCATGCTTGCATGATATTGCAAGAATAAAATACGGATTCAAGGGTAAAAAGCATGCAAAAAAGGGCAAGAAAGAAGCAGAAAGGATGCTTGAAGAATTATTTTTTGACAAAGAGATAATTCGAATAGTTGCAACTGCTATTGAAAATCATAGGCGGAAAAATAGGATTGACGATGTTTATTCAGAATTAATTAAGGATGCGGATTGCCTTTCTCATAACGCTGAATTCGGTGGCAATATTAATGAAGTGGAAAAGCTGAGATGCAAAATGATTTCAAAAGGGGAATGCTTGCTGCTCGGCATTGACGGGAAGAGTGCAGTTGAAATATTGCTGGAAGAATGGGAAGCTTTGGAGAGACATTTGGAAAGGGCCGTTTCGGGTGATGCCGATGCTGAGCTTGTACATGAAACCAGAATTAGAATACGAAAAATAAGAGCCATATTAAAAACGATGAAAAGCAAAACCATCAAACCATTCGAAGAAAATTTAAAAGAATTGTTTGAGAAATATTCGGATTTGAGAGAATGCCATGTGCTTAGGCTGCACGTGATTAAAATAGGAAAGCTTGATTGGCTGGAGAAGCGCATAGAGAACATACACGAAGATATGCTCGCGGAATTGGTGAGAGATGTGAGAGGCTTAACTGAAAACAATAAAATAAAAAAAATGAAAAAAAGGCTTTTGAATATTTTAGAAAATGCCAATTTGCAAATTATAGGCTCAGAGAATGTTATGATGAAGTACGGGGATTCGGTGCGTTTGGCAGAGATTGATGATGTTGAGTCCTTACATCGAATGAGAATCAGAGGAAAGACGGTAAAGTACCTTATCGAGCTCGGCATTTTTATTATGGATATGGAGTGCCTAAGACTTGTACAGGATATGCATAGTGAAATAGGAAGGCTTCATGACATAAATGTAAACAGGAGCTTGTTTAAGGAAATAAGATATGTCGGGAAAGACAAGCTGAGCGCTAAGGAAACAAAAAGGGTGAAGGAATACTTCGATAAAATGGAGGGAAAAACGAGTATTAACATAGAAAAAGGATTATTTGAACTGAAGCTCCGTTTCAGAAGGAACAAGAAGTAAACATTATGTTATATAATGGAAACAATCTTGAAAACCGATTTTCGTTTTATCATATTTGAAAGGATGGAGAATGCAATGAAAACAACCTATGCCGCTATCGATGTGGGATCGAACACACTCAAGCTTAAAATAGTTCAGTATATAGACAAGAAAATAGTTGTCCTCGACAACATAGCAAAGACCGCAAATATAGGCGAAGATGTATTTGCTAATGGCAATATTGAGCATGAAACAGTCAAGGAAATAATTGGAATTATGGGATCATTTAGGGAAATAATGGATTCGTACAATGTGGATATGTATCGGGCCGTAGCCACGGGAGCCATGCGCACGGCAAACAACAATCTTAATGTGATTGAGATTGTGCTTATGCGGTCAGGAATAAAGGTTGAAATAATTGAAGATGCTATAGAAAAATTTCTAACATACAAATCGATGAGAGACAACCTTGACGACTATAGGGAAATTCGGGAAAGCTCTATTTTAGTTGAGCTGAATTCCGGAAGCTGTGATGTGAGTATCTATAACAAGAACAAGTTGGTTTTTAATGAAGAATTCATACTTGGAACGATGGTTTTAAAGAATACAATGCAGGAAATCGAGGATAGAAACGTAAATTATCCCAAGATTATTGCTGAGTTAATAGAATCACGCACGGGTCACATGTGGAGAATAATCAAAAGGCGCAGGATAGAAAATTTTCTGATGCTCGGCGGAGAAACAGGCACATTGAAACGGTGTTTATTCGATGAGCGGGAAAAAATAAGCAGATTGGACTTCGAGTCGGTCCATCACAGGGTGATGACGGATCATTTGCGTTTTCGCAAGGAGATTGAATGTTACGGAATGGACTGGTATGAATTTGTATCCTGCATTTTGGTTTACGGAATATTCCTGAAGTTGGTCAAGACAAATACTCTCGTTTTTCCTGAAATCAATTTAAGAGATGGAATGATTGCGGAAATGGTTGAGAAGGACCATGGACTTGACAGGTACAAGGTTTTCAACAATGATGTAATTTCACTTGCAAGGAATGCAAGCGCTAGATACAAGAGCGACACCCGTCACTGTAGAGAGGTTGAAAAAAACGGGATGCTAATAATGGGTGAACTGAAGAAGCATTTCTCATTCAATGAACGAGATGAATTGCTTATGCGCCTTGCTGCTATTTTACATGAAATAGGCAAGTTTACTAGGGCGAAGGACTACTTGGCTGCATCCTTCCATAAAATAAGAAATCTAAGCATAATGGGTACTAATTATCATGAGATGATGCTTGTTGCGTATATATGCAAGATGCTTGAGGACAGTCAATCCTCAAGAGCGAGCATTGAAAGGCTCGGAGAAAGCGACCAGAACCTGATACTGAAATTATCCTCAATACTTTCCATTGCCGATGCTCTCGACAAGAGCAAGAAGCAGAAAATAAAAATAAAAGGTTTTGAAGTTACCGATGACGAGTTTAGGATAATGGTGAGCAAATCGACGGATATAACACTTGAGGAATGGAATTTTGAGAATCGTGCAAAAGAATTCATAAGCGCTTTCGGACTTGTTCCGGGATTGGTGGAAGGTGAATACGATGAATAAATACTTAAATAGGGAACTCAGTTGGCTAAAATTCAATGAGCGTGTATTGGAGAGGGCTGAGGATGCCGCAATGCCGATATTGGAAAGGCTCAAGTTCGATGCGATTTTTTCATCCAATCTCGATGAATTCTTCATGGTGCGTGTGGCGTCAA carries:
- a CDS encoding CHAD domain-containing protein — encoded protein: MENKTLEDLRNIIRDFVAEDDFEKMHFEDVERNTLALAKMRNLDLEIAFLIACLHDIARIKYGFKGKKHAKKGKKEAERMLEELFFDKEIIRIVATAIENHRRKNRIDDVYSELIKDADCLSHNAEFGGNINEVEKLRCKMISKGECLLLGIDGKSAVEILLEEWEALERHLERAVSGDADAELVHETRIRIRKIRAILKTMKSKTIKPFEENLKELFEKYSDLRECHVLRLHVIKIGKLDWLEKRIENIHEDMLAELVRDVRGLTENNKIKKMKKRLLNILENANLQIIGSENVMMKYGDSVRLAEIDDVESLHRMRIRGKTVKYLIELGIFIMDMECLRLVQDMHSEIGRLHDINVNRSLFKEIRYVGKDKLSAKETKRVKEYFDKMEGKTSINIEKGLFELKLRFRRNKK
- a CDS encoding HD domain-containing protein, encoding MKTTYAAIDVGSNTLKLKIVQYIDKKIVVLDNIAKTANIGEDVFANGNIEHETVKEIIGIMGSFREIMDSYNVDMYRAVATGAMRTANNNLNVIEIVLMRSGIKVEIIEDAIEKFLTYKSMRDNLDDYREIRESSILVELNSGSCDVSIYNKNKLVFNEEFILGTMVLKNTMQEIEDRNVNYPKIIAELIESRTGHMWRIIKRRRIENFLMLGGETGTLKRCLFDEREKISRLDFESVHHRVMTDHLRFRKEIECYGMDWYEFVSCILVYGIFLKLVKTNTLVFPEINLRDGMIAEMVEKDHGLDRYKVFNNDVISLARNASARYKSDTRHCREVEKNGMLIMGELKKHFSFNERDELLMRLAAILHEIGKFTRAKDYLAASFHKIRNLSIMGTNYHEMMLVAYICKMLEDSQSSRASIERLGESDQNLILKLSSILSIADALDKSKKQKIKIKGFEVTDDEFRIMVSKSTDITLEEWNFENRAKEFISAFGLVPGLVEGEYDE
- a CDS encoding dodecin domain-containing protein; translated protein: MAILKVVELLSESETSWEAAAQEAVKVAAKTVDNIKSVNIGNFQAIVEDNKVVKYRVNAKVSFIVHD
- a CDS encoding thioredoxin family protein, whose protein sequence is MKSSYYRDMVQAIVDEMDLDINVEKIIDPDEIEKYGVEVGCSNSYCPGCSFVNIGKEEQYTPALVIDGKVVAYSSFPSKQQFEALLNKKRAF